A window of Candidatus Rokuibacteriota bacterium genomic DNA:
CGCCAGACCCCACCGGTAGAACTCGCGCGTCGCCGCCGCGAAGACCGGCAGCTGCGGGAAGGCCTGAGGCAGGAGGAAGGCGAGCAGCACCAGCGTCCGGCCGGGGAATGCGAGCCGCGCCAGGGCATAGCCCAGCGGCACGGCGCAGAGGAGCGCCGCCGCGGTGACGATCACGGCGATGCCGAGGCCGGTCTTGAGCGGATCGAGGAAGTCGCCGGTGAGCATCCGTGACCAGTAGCGGAGACCCAGGCGCTGGGGCCACGCCGCGGGATAGGTCCAGCGCTCGGCCAGCGACCACAATCCCAAGCTCAGAAGGGGCCCGACGATGACGAAGGCCGCGAGCCCGAGCGCCACGAGCCGCGCCGTGAGCCCGCCCAGCGTGCGGCTAGTGCGTGAGGCGCCGGACATAGACGAGCGCCGCGCCTATCGCCAAAAGGTAGGACACCACTCCAAGCGCCGAGGCCGTCTCGAAGTCGCCGTGTTGGCCGAAGCGGTAGTAGACGTCGATCATCAGCATCTGCGCCCCGCTCCCTCGCCCGAGCATGAGCGGGATGGAGAATGACGCGAGCATGGAGGAGAAGATCAGCACCGCGCTCACCGCAAGGGCCGGCGCCGCCATGGGCACGAGGATGTCGCGGGTGACGCGCGTGGTGCCGCTGCCGAGCTGCCGCGCGGCCTCGAGGAAGCTCTCGTCAACGCCTCGGAAGGCCCCGAGCAGCAGGAGCACCGCCAGCCCGAGGTGCTTCCAGGCGAGCGCCGCGGCGATCCCCAGCCATGAGGTCGCGAACCCGGGGAGATACGGGCTCCAGAACACGCGGAGCGCATGGCCCACCACCACGAACGGCACGAAGAGGGGCACCTTCAGCAAGAACTCGACGGGACCGAACGCCCGCGCGCGCAGCCACCCGCAGAGCGGGATGGCCGCGGCGAAGGTCAGGATCGACCCCGCCGCGGCTACTCCGACCGTGTAGAGCACGTCCCGCGCGTAGAGCCGCCAGACGGTCTCGTAGTTCGCGAGCGTCCACTGTCCCTCCCGCGAGAAGCTCGCGACGAGCGAAACGCCCACGGGCCACACGAAGACGGCCCCGAGGATGGCCAGGGGCGGGCTGCACGCGAGGGTCCAGACGATGCGCTCGCGC
This region includes:
- a CDS encoding ABC transporter permease subunit, with protein sequence MGVSLVASFSREGQWTLANYETVWRLYARDVLYTVGVAAAGSILTFAAAIPLCGWLRARAFGPVEFLLKVPLFVPFVVVGHALRVFWSPYLPGFATSWLGIAAALAWKHLGLAVLLLLGAFRGVDESFLEAARQLGSGTTRVTRDILVPMAAPALAVSAVLIFSSMLASFSIPLMLGRGSGAQMLMIDVYYRFGQHGDFETASALGVVSYLLAIGAALVYVRRLTH